One segment of Tamlana crocina DNA contains the following:
- a CDS encoding flavin reductase family protein, with protein sequence MASIDPKQLSTSKLHSYLLSAVAPRPIAFASTVDASGNPNLSPFSFFNVFSANPPIMVFSPARRVRDNTTKHTLENIEITKEVVINVVNYDMVHQMSLSSTEYPVGVNEFEKSGLTMLKSDIVKPFRVGESPVQFECKVNEIIKLGKEGGAGNLIICEVVWLHIDEEVLDKDEAIDQVKLDLVARAGGSYYSRAKKGFFQIPKPLTTLGIGVDGFPEHVKHSMVLTGNDLGMLGNVEALPSEASVNAFIEDLGERYPNIKTATHREKHKLARNYLSFGDVESAWKILLS encoded by the coding sequence ATGGCTTCAATAGATCCAAAACAGTTATCAACCAGTAAATTACACAGTTATTTGTTGAGTGCCGTGGCGCCCAGACCCATAGCTTTTGCAAGTACGGTTGATGCCAGCGGAAACCCAAATTTGTCGCCATTTAGCTTTTTTAATGTGTTTAGTGCTAACCCGCCTATTATGGTATTTTCGCCAGCGAGACGGGTACGCGATAACACCACGAAGCACACTTTGGAAAATATTGAAATAACCAAAGAAGTGGTTATTAACGTGGTGAATTACGATATGGTCCATCAAATGTCGTTGAGCAGTACCGAATATCCTGTTGGGGTAAACGAATTTGAAAAATCGGGGCTGACGATGCTGAAATCGGATATTGTAAAACCCTTTCGGGTGGGCGAATCGCCCGTTCAGTTTGAGTGTAAAGTGAACGAGATTATCAAATTGGGGAAAGAAGGCGGAGCCGGAAATTTGATAATTTGTGAAGTAGTATGGTTGCACATTGATGAAGAGGTTTTGGATAAGGACGAAGCCATCGATCAAGTGAAATTGGATTTGGTAGCGAGAGCTGGCGGAAGCTATTACAGCCGAGCAAAAAAAGGGTTTTTCCAAATACCAAAACCACTGACGACGTTGGGTATTGGAGTGGATGGTTTTCCCGAGCATGTAAAGCACAGTATGGTGCTTACCGGAAACGATTTGGGCATGTTGGGAAATGTGGAAGCCTTGCCAAGTGAAGCAAGCGTTAATGCTTTTATTGAAGATTTGGGCGAGCGGTATCCTAACATTAAAACGGCAACCCATCGCGAAAAGCATAAACTGGCACGAAACTATTTAAGCTTTGGCGATGTTGAGAGCGCTTGGAAAATATTGTTGTCATAA
- a CDS encoding DUF3127 domain-containing protein → MEVQGRVKMIGETQTFGNNGFRKREIVVTTEEQYPQHIMVEFVQDKTDLLNSFQVGQQVKININLRGREWVNPQGETKYFNSIQGWRIEAVQAEAASGNVPPVPPADAFEPAGDLNQDEHDDLPF, encoded by the coding sequence ATGGAAGTTCAAGGAAGAGTAAAAATGATTGGTGAAACCCAAACTTTTGGGAACAACGGATTCAGAAAAAGAGAGATTGTAGTAACTACAGAAGAGCAATATCCACAACACATTATGGTGGAATTTGTTCAGGATAAAACCGATTTGTTGAACAGCTTTCAAGTGGGGCAACAAGTAAAAATTAACATCAACTTACGTGGTAGAGAGTGGGTAAATCCTCAAGGTGAGACTAAATACTTCAACTCTATACAAGGGTGGAGAATTGAGGCAGTACAAGCAGAAGCAGCTTCAGGAAACGTGCCACCAGTGCCACCAGCTGATGCTTTTGAGCCAGCAGGCGATTTAAATCAAGATGAGCACGACGATTTACCTTTCTAA
- the aat gene encoding leucyl/phenylalanyl-tRNA--protein transferase — translation MHYLAEKLWFPKIEEATSEGLLAVGGDLSVERLLLAYRSGIFPWFDAESPILWWSPNPRFVLFPQKLKVSKSMKQVLRNKSFKVTENKAFGQVILECSKIKRKGQEDTWITNEMVAAYQKLHDMGYAKSVEVWQNETLVGGLYGVDLHNGVFCGESMFAKVSNASKVGFITFVNKSNYKLIDCQVYTNHLASLGAEDITRKQFMEFLK, via the coding sequence ATGCATTACCTAGCCGAAAAATTATGGTTTCCGAAAATAGAAGAAGCAACAAGCGAAGGACTACTTGCGGTTGGTGGCGATTTATCGGTTGAGAGGTTGTTGTTAGCTTATCGGTCAGGGATATTTCCATGGTTCGATGCAGAAAGTCCCATTTTATGGTGGTCACCCAATCCGCGATTTGTACTGTTTCCACAGAAATTAAAAGTATCAAAAAGTATGAAGCAGGTGCTTCGAAATAAATCGTTTAAGGTTACCGAAAACAAAGCATTTGGACAAGTGATTTTAGAATGCTCTAAAATAAAACGCAAGGGCCAGGAAGACACTTGGATCACCAACGAAATGGTAGCAGCCTACCAAAAGTTACACGACATGGGCTATGCCAAATCGGTTGAGGTTTGGCAAAACGAAACATTGGTGGGAGGCCTTTATGGTGTCGATTTACACAATGGTGTGTTTTGTGGCGAAAGTATGTTTGCCAAAGTGAGCAATGCCAGTAAAGTGGGCTTTATCACTTTTGTTAACAAAAGCAATTACAAGTTGATTGATTGCCAGGTGTACACCAATCATTTGGCGAGTTTAGGTGCGGAAGACATCACCCGGAAGCAATTTATGGAATTTTTAAAGTAG
- a CDS encoding DUF5995 family protein translates to MEAKTIDEVTVLLEEIIQTSKKEKSPLGYFAALYQKVTISVKEKLGTGYFDDDARMELLDVVFANRYLLAYANYKANKSNTKSWEVAFSLSKNNDLIVLQHLILGMNAHINLDLGIAAAQISTPSNIHLLESDFNKINDILGELVDEVKSNLSVIWRPLVWILKKLKNVDNFLVNFSMGIARDGAWKFANELILEIEHLNDKNCILLRDEKIKALSGRVVSKGKLEKILFKIIRFTEWGSVSNKIEALKKKVG, encoded by the coding sequence ATGGAAGCAAAAACCATTGATGAAGTTACCGTGCTGTTGGAAGAGATTATCCAAACCTCAAAAAAAGAGAAAAGCCCGTTGGGTTATTTTGCAGCACTATATCAAAAAGTGACCATTTCCGTAAAGGAAAAGTTGGGCACAGGATATTTTGATGATGACGCCCGAATGGAACTATTAGATGTTGTTTTTGCCAATCGGTATTTGTTGGCCTATGCTAATTATAAGGCAAACAAATCCAATACCAAATCTTGGGAAGTGGCTTTCAGTCTTTCAAAAAACAACGATTTAATAGTGCTTCAGCATTTAATTCTCGGAATGAATGCTCACATCAATCTCGATTTGGGTATTGCGGCCGCACAAATATCAACGCCTTCAAATATTCATTTGTTAGAATCCGATTTCAATAAAATCAACGATATATTGGGCGAACTGGTTGATGAGGTGAAAAGTAATTTAAGTGTTATTTGGCGTCCGTTGGTTTGGATTTTAAAAAAGTTGAAAAACGTCGATAACTTTCTTGTGAATTTCAGTATGGGCATAGCGCGCGATGGGGCTTGGAAATTTGCCAACGAACTGATTTTGGAAATTGAACATTTGAATGACAAAAATTGCATTCTGCTAAGGGATGAAAAAATAAAAGCATTGTCCGGTCGAGTGGTTTCAAAAGGGAAATTGGAAAAAATTCTGTTTAAAATTATCCGATTTACCGAGTGGGGCAGTGTATCAAATAAAATTGAAGCTTTAAAGAAAAAAGTGGGGTGA
- a CDS encoding DUF2490 domain-containing protein, whose translation MNIRHFRFSLFLLVILWGCNSANAQKSFSSLGESAIGINHRISKKYNLNITLRSRYFLYNNDHFGYEQQQFDIYHLSSFKWKKNKTFAIGIYYRDRDWFDSGSDELRFMQQFVRKKQLLTTNISHRFRAEQRLFDTSTIYRQRYKLSMDFPLKTVKNKSIKTYLSTALEALWSLSKQIKGETDFRVTAQMVWPILNKLRLKAGLEHRMEAFNLKAKHYLFVLTSASLKI comes from the coding sequence GTGAACATTCGACACTTCCGTTTTAGCTTATTTTTATTGGTCATACTTTGGGGCTGTAATTCTGCCAATGCCCAAAAGAGCTTTAGTAGTTTAGGCGAATCGGCCATTGGCATTAATCACCGAATTTCTAAAAAATACAATTTAAATATCACCCTTCGCAGCAGATATTTTCTTTACAATAATGACCATTTTGGTTATGAACAGCAGCAATTTGACATCTACCATTTATCGTCTTTTAAATGGAAAAAAAATAAAACTTTTGCCATTGGTATTTATTACCGTGATAGAGACTGGTTTGATTCCGGAAGCGACGAATTACGTTTTATGCAGCAGTTTGTTAGAAAAAAACAATTGTTAACCACCAACATAAGTCATCGTTTTAGAGCAGAGCAACGCTTATTCGATACCTCAACGATTTACAGGCAACGCTATAAACTCAGCATGGATTTCCCTTTAAAAACCGTAAAAAACAAATCGATAAAAACCTATTTGAGCACTGCACTTGAAGCGTTGTGGAGTTTAAGCAAACAGATAAAAGGCGAAACCGATTTTAGAGTAACCGCTCAAATGGTTTGGCCAATTTTAAACAAACTGCGCTTAAAAGCTGGATTGGAGCATCGCATGGAAGCTTTTAACCTGAAAGCAAAACATTATTTATTTGTACTGACTTCGGCGAGCTTAAAAATTTAG
- a CDS encoding DNA-3-methyladenine glycosylase I: MSKKERCGWCEGDALYEAYHDEEWGVPVYDDDTLFEFLTLETFQAGLSWITVLRKRENFRKAFDDFNYIKIARYNQDKMDELLQDPGIIRNKLKVKATVTNAQAFMKIQEEFGSFSKYIWGFVDGKPIKNSIKNYKEAPANTPLSDTISKDLKKRGFKFVGTTVVYAHIQATGMVNDHETSCFRYNQV, from the coding sequence ATGAGCAAAAAAGAACGATGCGGCTGGTGTGAAGGCGATGCACTTTATGAAGCCTACCACGACGAAGAATGGGGCGTTCCTGTGTATGACGATGACACCCTTTTCGAATTTTTAACCTTAGAAACCTTTCAGGCCGGGTTAAGTTGGATTACCGTGCTACGGAAGCGTGAAAATTTCAGAAAAGCATTCGATGATTTTAATTATATAAAGATTGCCCGTTACAATCAGGATAAAATGGACGAGCTACTGCAAGACCCTGGAATTATTAGAAACAAATTAAAAGTAAAGGCTACCGTTACCAATGCCCAAGCTTTTATGAAAATACAGGAAGAGTTTGGCAGTTTCAGCAAATACATATGGGGGTTTGTGGATGGCAAGCCCATAAAAAACTCGATAAAAAACTACAAAGAAGCTCCCGCAAATACACCGTTAAGCGATACCATAAGTAAAGATTTAAAAAAACGCGGTTTTAAGTTTGTGGGCACCACGGTAGTTTATGCACACATTCAAGCCACTGGTATGGTTAACGACCATGAAACAAGTTGTTTTAGGTACAATCAAGTTTAA
- a CDS encoding thioredoxin family protein gives MKSILKSSLERGVSYPSYRELVNQLAENNNTTGLEKSEALVNYTKLNDRRMKRWDKTIKVSDDLKEKIADFSHPVTWLVITESWCGDAAHVLPALHKIVELNENLKMKIVLRDDNLELMDAFLTEGSRSIPKVIMIDDKTGDVLTTYGPRPSEATVYVNRYKAKYGKLTPEFKEDLQHWYNKNKGQNVLEDVTEMLCKLEPSVCQ, from the coding sequence ATGAAATCAATATTAAAATCGAGTTTAGAGCGTGGTGTGTCTTACCCGTCTTATCGGGAATTAGTGAATCAACTAGCAGAAAATAACAATACCACAGGCTTGGAAAAATCAGAAGCTTTGGTGAATTACACAAAGTTGAACGACCGCCGAATGAAGCGTTGGGATAAAACCATTAAAGTATCGGATGATTTAAAGGAAAAGATAGCTGACTTCAGCCATCCTGTAACTTGGTTGGTCATTACCGAAAGTTGGTGTGGCGATGCTGCCCATGTGCTGCCAGCGCTCCATAAAATAGTGGAGTTAAACGAGAACCTTAAAATGAAAATCGTACTTCGCGACGATAACCTTGAATTAATGGATGCCTTTTTAACAGAGGGGTCGCGGTCTATCCCGAAGGTTATTATGATTGACGACAAAACGGGTGATGTTTTGACTACTTATGGTCCGCGCCCTAGCGAAGCCACGGTTTATGTGAATAGATATAAAGCGAAATACGGCAAATTAACTCCCGAATTTAAAGAAGATTTACAGCACTGGTATAATAAAAACAAAGGACAAAACGTACTGGAAGATGTTACCGAAATGCTCTGCAAATTGGAGCCTAGCGTTTGCCAATAA
- a CDS encoding TonB family protein, with the protein MITFLISGTVILSVFNLGLKKQSEFISESYYELEPEKEPEEKLEELKDLKEGNKTKAETNSAFNETQKEKHFAQAFKRIAPPEDYVPKSSDFSENSHVAKRDYKIPDDSKLNPDELSKFNKANEVLKKQLAENNNHKSTISYSLSNRKKVYIPIPVYLCEVDGKIVVNITVNANGKVTDAYLNSSSNSSNECLIEHALEYAKKSKFNADPSKSSQIGSITFNFIGKR; encoded by the coding sequence TTGATTACGTTTCTAATTTCTGGAACGGTAATCCTTTCTGTTTTTAATCTCGGACTTAAAAAACAAAGCGAATTCATTTCTGAAAGCTACTACGAATTGGAACCTGAAAAGGAACCCGAAGAAAAGCTAGAGGAATTGAAAGACTTAAAGGAAGGCAATAAAACTAAGGCCGAAACCAATAGCGCTTTTAACGAAACCCAAAAGGAAAAGCACTTTGCCCAAGCTTTTAAACGCATTGCACCACCAGAAGACTACGTACCCAAAAGCAGCGATTTTTCAGAAAATAGCCATGTTGCAAAAAGGGACTATAAAATACCCGACGATTCGAAATTAAACCCAGACGAGCTTTCAAAGTTCAATAAGGCAAACGAGGTGCTTAAAAAGCAATTGGCCGAAAACAATAACCACAAAAGCACCATTAGCTATTCGCTCTCAAATCGAAAAAAGGTGTACATCCCCATTCCGGTTTATCTTTGCGAAGTCGATGGTAAAATAGTGGTGAACATTACCGTAAACGCCAACGGAAAAGTGACCGATGCGTACCTGAACTCTTCGTCGAATTCTTCCAACGAATGTTTGATTGAACATGCTTTGGAGTACGCCAAAAAATCGAAATTCAATGCCGACCCATCGAAAAGCAGCCAGATAGGCTCCATTACTTTTAATTTTATTGGCAAACGCTAG
- the truB gene encoding tRNA pseudouridine(55) synthase TruB, translating to MLTAEDYLSGQVLLIDKPLHWTSFQVVNKLRWEIRQAFKLKKIKVGHAGTLDPLATGLLVICTGKMTKQIDSFQAQIKEYTGTFVLGSTTPSYDLETEINDTFPTEHISETLIRNNTKQFLGDIEQFPPVFSAIKKDGKRLYEFARAGESVEVKPRTVSISEFEITNISGLNIDFRVVCGKGTYIRSLAHDFGKSLNSGAHLSALRRTKIGDFNVDDAVSIEGFTANLKN from the coding sequence ATGTTGACTGCTGAAGATTATCTTTCTGGACAGGTTTTGTTGATAGACAAACCCTTGCATTGGACCTCGTTCCAAGTGGTTAACAAACTACGCTGGGAGATTAGGCAAGCCTTCAAACTGAAAAAAATAAAGGTTGGGCATGCCGGTACTTTAGACCCCTTGGCCACCGGGCTGTTGGTAATTTGCACGGGAAAAATGACCAAACAAATCGATAGTTTTCAAGCGCAAATTAAGGAATACACGGGTACCTTTGTTTTAGGAAGCACCACACCTTCGTACGATTTGGAAACCGAAATAAACGATACCTTCCCTACGGAACACATTTCCGAAACGCTAATCCGCAACAACACCAAACAGTTTTTAGGCGATATTGAGCAGTTTCCACCTGTATTTTCAGCCATAAAAAAAGATGGCAAACGCCTTTATGAATTTGCCCGAGCCGGCGAAAGTGTTGAAGTAAAGCCACGAACGGTAAGCATTTCAGAATTTGAAATAACTAATATTTCTGGATTGAATATCGATTTTAGAGTGGTGTGTGGCAAAGGCACTTACATCCGTTCTTTGGCTCACGATTTTGGAAAATCCCTAAATTCGGGCGCGCACCTGTCGGCACTCAGAAGAACCAAAATTGGAGATTTCAACGTTGATGATGCAGTTTCCATTGAAGGGTTTACAGCCAACCTGAAGAACTAA
- a CDS encoding undecaprenyl-diphosphate phosphatase yields MEIIDAIILGIIQGLTEFLPVSSSGHLELGKAILGDNSVPEESLLFTVVLHFATALSTMVVFRKDIFNLVKGALKFQWNEDLQFIAKIAVSMIPAVVVGLFFEEQLEALFGGNIFLVGCMLLVTAVLLFLADKAKDTNKKVSFSNAFVIGISQAIAMLPGISRSGATISTSVLLGNDKTKAARFSFLMVVPLIFGKIAKDILSGDLSYDSGNFTALSIGFIAAFVAGLFACTWMIALVKKSKLTYFAVYCAIVGLIAITFTFFN; encoded by the coding sequence ATGGAAATTATAGACGCAATAATTCTGGGCATTATTCAAGGTTTAACCGAGTTTTTACCTGTATCGTCCAGCGGACATTTAGAGTTGGGCAAAGCTATTTTGGGTGACAACTCTGTGCCCGAAGAAAGCCTGTTGTTTACCGTGGTGCTCCACTTCGCCACGGCATTGAGTACCATGGTAGTTTTCAGAAAAGATATTTTCAATTTAGTAAAAGGCGCATTGAAATTTCAATGGAACGAAGATTTACAATTTATTGCAAAAATAGCCGTATCTATGATTCCTGCTGTGGTTGTTGGCCTATTTTTTGAGGAACAATTAGAAGCTCTTTTTGGCGGAAACATTTTTTTAGTGGGCTGCATGCTTTTGGTTACCGCAGTGCTTCTTTTTTTGGCCGACAAAGCCAAGGACACCAATAAAAAAGTATCGTTTTCCAATGCTTTTGTTATCGGTATTTCGCAGGCCATTGCCATGTTGCCCGGTATTTCGCGTTCAGGGGCAACTATTTCTACTTCGGTTTTATTGGGTAACGACAAAACCAAGGCTGCTCGTTTTTCGTTTTTAATGGTGGTTCCTCTTATTTTCGGAAAAATTGCAAAAGATATTTTAAGTGGCGATTTGAGTTATGACAGCGGAAATTTCACTGCCTTGTCCATAGGCTTTATTGCGGCATTTGTAGCAGGGTTGTTTGCCTGCACTTGGATGATTGCTTTGGTAAAGAAAAGTAAACTTACCTATTTTGCCGTTTATTGCGCCATTGTTGGACTGATTGCTATAACTTTCACTTTTTTCAATTAA
- a CDS encoding glycerate kinase produces the protein MKIVLAPDKFKNSLSGLQFCEAVEAGLLSVNPNFEILKMPLADGGDGTLEVVNYCLKGKMIEVEVNNPFFQSIIAKYLYAKHSKTAFIEMAEASGLKLLKPEEFDCKNATTLGTGEMIVDAIEKGAKTIILGIGGSATNDCGIGMATALGYRFLEKKGDEVKPIGARLSQIVSIDDSKVHPKLFDVDFKIACDVDNPLFGENGAAYVYAEQKGASAEDVKMLDHGLRSFSKIIEAQFGVNSQNIKGAGAAGGMGLASKVFLSGDLKPGIDLIKKLAVFDSKISDADWVITGEGKLDKQTLSGKTIKGVVASAKAQNKKVAAFCGSNDLSEKDIKDFGIDYVDSVLNYSENLEDAMENSYACVIKMAKVFAEKLSSF, from the coding sequence ATGAAGATTGTTCTTGCGCCCGATAAATTTAAAAATTCACTGTCAGGATTACAGTTTTGTGAAGCCGTTGAAGCAGGATTACTTTCGGTAAATCCGAATTTTGAAATCCTGAAAATGCCATTGGCCGATGGTGGCGATGGTACTTTGGAGGTGGTCAATTATTGTTTAAAAGGAAAAATGATAGAGGTTGAAGTGAACAATCCCTTTTTTCAATCGATAATAGCAAAATATCTGTATGCCAAACATTCAAAAACGGCTTTTATTGAAATGGCCGAAGCTTCGGGGTTGAAACTGCTGAAACCCGAGGAATTCGATTGCAAAAACGCTACCACGTTGGGTACGGGCGAAATGATTGTTGATGCCATAGAAAAGGGTGCCAAAACCATCATTTTGGGTATTGGCGGTAGCGCCACCAACGATTGCGGTATTGGTATGGCTACGGCGTTGGGCTATCGGTTTTTGGAAAAAAAAGGAGATGAAGTAAAACCCATTGGTGCCCGTTTATCCCAGATTGTTTCTATTGACGATTCTAAAGTACATCCAAAACTATTTGATGTCGATTTCAAAATTGCTTGTGATGTTGATAATCCGTTGTTTGGTGAAAATGGTGCTGCTTATGTGTATGCGGAGCAAAAAGGAGCTTCGGCCGAAGATGTAAAAATGCTCGACCATGGTTTGCGAAGTTTTTCAAAAATTATTGAAGCCCAATTTGGTGTAAATTCTCAAAATATAAAAGGAGCTGGTGCAGCTGGCGGTATGGGATTGGCGTCAAAAGTGTTTTTAAGTGGGGATTTGAAACCTGGAATTGACTTAATAAAAAAATTGGCGGTTTTCGATTCAAAAATTTCGGATGCCGATTGGGTAATCACCGGTGAAGGCAAGCTGGATAAGCAAACCTTGTCGGGGAAAACAATCAAGGGCGTAGTGGCTTCCGCGAAAGCGCAAAACAAAAAAGTGGCAGCCTTTTGCGGGAGCAACGATTTAAGCGAAAAGGATATTAAAGACTTTGGAATTGACTATGTCGATTCGGTTTTAAACTACTCGGAAAATTTAGAGGATGCAATGGAAAACAGCTATGCTTGCGTTATAAAAATGGCGAAAGTATTTGCTGAAAAATTGTCGTCATTCTGA
- a CDS encoding DUF3098 domain-containing protein, which produces MGEKKRKEDAKPTFVFGKKNYKFMFIGLAVIALGFILMTGGGSDDPNVFSPEIFSWRRIRLAPMLVLLGFGIEMYAILLNPDK; this is translated from the coding sequence ATGGGAGAAAAAAAACGAAAAGAAGACGCAAAACCCACATTTGTTTTTGGGAAGAAAAACTATAAATTTATGTTTATTGGTTTGGCGGTTATTGCCCTTGGTTTTATTTTGATGACCGGTGGCGGCAGCGACGACCCCAATGTGTTTAGCCCAGAAATTTTTAGCTGGCGACGCATCCGATTGGCGCCTATGTTGGTGCTTTTAGGTTTTGGCATAGAGATGTATGCCATTCTTTTAAATCCGGATAAATAA
- a CDS encoding permease-like cell division protein FtsX, with amino-acid sequence MSSSFEKHQKRRLISSYFSVVLSIALVLFLLGLLGMLVLNAKKVSDHFKEQVVLTIYLKDAAKEVEINQLEKSLAMAEYVKSTEYVSKEKAAEFMKVETGEDFMDFVGYNPLQNSIDVHLKADFVTSEHLEKISAEATSKNFVDEVTYDNDLVNLMNDNVRKISFWVLVISGIFTLIAVLLINSSIRLSVYSKRFTIKTMQMVGATKQFIRRPFVWKSVRLGIIGAILALIGMAIVLYYVNKTFPELGLLNTPILVVGLFVFVFALGIVITWISTHFATQRFLNLRTDELYY; translated from the coding sequence ATGAGTTCATCTTTTGAAAAACACCAAAAACGCAGACTAATTTCTTCCTATTTTTCGGTAGTGCTCAGTATTGCCTTGGTACTGTTTTTATTGGGACTCTTGGGCATGTTGGTGTTGAACGCCAAAAAAGTATCGGATCATTTTAAGGAACAAGTGGTTTTGACCATTTATTTGAAAGATGCCGCCAAAGAAGTGGAAATCAACCAACTTGAAAAAAGTTTGGCGATGGCCGAATATGTAAAATCTACCGAGTACGTTTCGAAAGAAAAGGCGGCCGAATTTATGAAAGTCGAAACTGGTGAGGATTTCATGGATTTTGTGGGCTACAATCCGTTGCAAAATTCCATCGATGTACATTTGAAAGCCGATTTTGTAACCTCGGAACATTTGGAAAAAATTTCGGCGGAAGCCACATCAAAAAACTTTGTGGACGAGGTCACCTATGATAACGATTTGGTGAATTTGATGAACGACAACGTTCGGAAAATCAGTTTTTGGGTATTGGTTATCAGTGGTATTTTTACGCTCATCGCTGTACTTTTAATCAACAGTTCCATCAGATTGTCGGTTTACTCGAAACGGTTTACCATAAAAACCATGCAAATGGTGGGCGCCACCAAACAGTTTATTCGTCGCCCATTCGTTTGGAAAAGTGTTCGTTTGGGCATTATCGGAGCCATTTTGGCCTTAATTGGCATGGCCATAGTGCTGTATTACGTCAACAAAACGTTCCCGGAACTCGGACTGCTCAATACGCCCATTTTAGTGGTTGGTCTCTTTGTTTTTGTGTTCGCCTTGGGTATTGTCATCACTTGGATTAGTACCCATTTTGCCACCCAGCGCTTTTTGAATTTGCGAACGGATGAACTTTACTACTAA
- a CDS encoding DMT family transporter: MIKDTTKAHLALLGANIIYGANYIIAKGVMPNKIGPTAFVFIRLMGCVLLFWTLKLLFVKEKVEKKDFLMLALCGLFGGAANQMLFFHGINLTSPIDASIITTATPVIVLIFSYFILKERITKNKVIGIAMAGAGAIFLILYGNKTDGTSSFLGNLFVLLNASSYGLYLVLARTLMKKYHAITVVSWIFLFGFIYVLPFGISDFLNTNFEAFTINTYLTIGYVVLFTTFFAYLFNIFALKHLPPSITSSYVYLQPVVSFILVSLVAFVFMNSAYAQDINLIKILSCVVVAAGVYIISKPEKKPTPKKL; encoded by the coding sequence TTGATAAAAGATACCACAAAAGCCCACCTTGCCCTTTTGGGCGCTAACATCATTTACGGTGCTAATTACATTATTGCCAAAGGCGTGATGCCCAATAAAATTGGCCCGACGGCTTTTGTTTTCATCCGTTTGATGGGTTGCGTTCTACTTTTTTGGACGCTGAAATTGCTTTTCGTTAAAGAAAAAGTAGAAAAGAAAGATTTTTTAATGCTCGCCCTTTGCGGATTATTTGGCGGTGCCGCCAACCAAATGCTGTTCTTCCACGGCATTAATTTAACCTCGCCCATTGATGCCTCCATCATCACCACGGCCACACCCGTGATTGTATTAATTTTTAGTTATTTCATTTTGAAGGAGCGCATCACAAAAAATAAAGTAATTGGCATTGCCATGGCGGGTGCCGGTGCCATATTTTTAATTTTATACGGTAACAAAACCGACGGCACCAGCTCGTTTTTGGGCAACCTATTTGTTTTGCTCAATGCGAGTAGCTACGGACTCTACCTAGTCTTGGCACGAACTTTAATGAAAAAATACCATGCAATAACCGTAGTAAGCTGGATATTTTTATTTGGTTTTATTTACGTACTCCCTTTTGGAATAAGCGATTTTTTGAACACCAATTTCGAAGCGTTTACAATAAACACTTATTTAACCATTGGCTATGTGGTACTGTTCACCACCTTTTTTGCCTACCTGTTCAATATTTTTGCACTTAAACATTTACCGCCATCCATAACGAGTAGCTACGTGTATCTACAACCCGTGGTAAGTTTTATTTTAGTGAGCTTGGTAGCCTTTGTGTTTATGAATTCGGCTTACGCCCAAGACATCAATCTCATTAAAATTTTGAGTTGTGTTGTGGTTGCCGCTGGCGTATATATTATTAGCAAGCCCGAAAAAAAACCAACACCAAAGAAACTATAA